The following are encoded in a window of Osmia bicornis bicornis chromosome 15, iOsmBic2.1, whole genome shotgun sequence genomic DNA:
- the LOC114872981 gene encoding aldo-keto reductase family 1 member A1-like isoform X3, protein MKTVKLLSGYDMPTVGLGTWQAKPEEIEKAVSTALNVGYRHIDTAFNYNNEEAIGAVLKKWFEEGGKREDLFITSKLPNYGNRPSDVEKFITLSLKKLGLDYLDMYLIHMPFAFKLNESTNTAVTNEDGSYVLDLDTDPVSVWKQMEEQVKKGHTRSIGLSNFNEKQVLNIWENAQIKPSNLQIELHAYLQQNSIRQMCQKHNIIVTAYSPLGSPGAKQHFQTKYNHNVEDFPDLLGHPIVQKISTEHKRSPAQILLHHLLQLGVVVIPKSSSPERIKANIDLFDFTLTKEEMELLSTLDKGPGGRIFNFLFFKGVENHSHYPFKDELQS, encoded by the exons atgaAGACAGTAAAATTGTTGTCAGGGTATGACATGCCAACTGTGGGTTTAGGTACCTGGCAG GCTAAAcctgaagaaattgaaaaagcTGTGTCAACTGCTTTAAATGTTGGTTACAGACATATTGACACtgcatttaattataataatgaagAGGCAATTGGGGCAGTATTAAAAAAATGGTTTGAAGAAGGTGGAAAACGAGAAGATCTTTTCATTACTTCAAAG TTACCCAATTATGGTAATCGACCATCAGATGTAGAAAAGTTCATTACCTTATCCCTGAAAAAACTTGGCTTGGATTATTTGGATATGTACTTAATTCATATGCCATTTGCttttaaattgaatgaaaGTACTAACACTGCAGTAACTAATGAAGATGGAAGTTACGTGTTAGATCTTGATACAGATCCTGTTTCAGTGTGGAAG CAAATGGAAGAACAAGTTAAAAAGGGTCATACAAGATCTATAGGTCTaagtaattttaatgaaaaacaagTCTTAAACATTTGGGAAAATGCACAAATTAAACCAAGTAACTTACAA ATAGAATTACATGCTTATCTGCAACAAAATTCAATTAGACAAATGTGCCAAAAGCACAATATTATTGTAACAGCATACAGTCCTCTAGGATCACCAGGAGCTAAACAGCACTTTCAAACAAAATACAATCATAATGTTGAAGATTTTCCTGATCTTTTAGGACATCCAATAGTACAAAAAATTAGTACGGAACACAAACGCTCACCGGCACAAATTTTACTGCATCATCTGTTACAATTAGGTGTTGTTGTAATTCCAAAAAGTTCATCCCCAGAAAGGATTAAAgcaaatattgatttatttgattttacaTTAACAAAAGAAGAGATGGAACTTTTAAGTACCTTAGATAAGGGCCCTGGtggaagaatttttaattttctattcttcAAAGG TGTTGAAAATCATTCGCACTATCCATTCAAAGATGAATTACAATCCTAA
- the LOC114872981 gene encoding 1,5-anhydro-D-fructose reductase-like isoform X1, with product MSRRNMFKYHQLLFSKLNQCIKCQFVNCFFVTNKQRRGVKSLSINHSKKEIMKTVKLLSGYDMPTVGLGTWQAKPEEIEKAVSTALNVGYRHIDTAFNYNNEEAIGAVLKKWFEEGGKREDLFITSKLPNYGNRPSDVEKFITLSLKKLGLDYLDMYLIHMPFAFKLNESTNTAVTNEDGSYVLDLDTDPVSVWKQMEEQVKKGHTRSIGLSNFNEKQVLNIWENAQIKPSNLQIELHAYLQQNSIRQMCQKHNIIVTAYSPLGSPGAKQHFQTKYNHNVEDFPDLLGHPIVQKISTEHKRSPAQILLHHLLQLGVVVIPKSSSPERIKANIDLFDFTLTKEEMELLSTLDKGPGGRIFNFLFFKGVENHSHYPFKDELQS from the exons ATGTCTCGAAGGAATATGTTTAAATACCATCAGTTATTATTTAGTAAATTAAACCAATGTATAAAATGTCAATTTGTCAATTGTTTTTTCGTAACAAATAAACAACGACGTGGGGTTAAGTCATTAT CAATAAATCActcaaagaaagaaattatgaAGACAGTAAAATTGTTGTCAGGGTATGACATGCCAACTGTGGGTTTAGGTACCTGGCAG GCTAAAcctgaagaaattgaaaaagcTGTGTCAACTGCTTTAAATGTTGGTTACAGACATATTGACACtgcatttaattataataatgaagAGGCAATTGGGGCAGTATTAAAAAAATGGTTTGAAGAAGGTGGAAAACGAGAAGATCTTTTCATTACTTCAAAG TTACCCAATTATGGTAATCGACCATCAGATGTAGAAAAGTTCATTACCTTATCCCTGAAAAAACTTGGCTTGGATTATTTGGATATGTACTTAATTCATATGCCATTTGCttttaaattgaatgaaaGTACTAACACTGCAGTAACTAATGAAGATGGAAGTTACGTGTTAGATCTTGATACAGATCCTGTTTCAGTGTGGAAG CAAATGGAAGAACAAGTTAAAAAGGGTCATACAAGATCTATAGGTCTaagtaattttaatgaaaaacaagTCTTAAACATTTGGGAAAATGCACAAATTAAACCAAGTAACTTACAA ATAGAATTACATGCTTATCTGCAACAAAATTCAATTAGACAAATGTGCCAAAAGCACAATATTATTGTAACAGCATACAGTCCTCTAGGATCACCAGGAGCTAAACAGCACTTTCAAACAAAATACAATCATAATGTTGAAGATTTTCCTGATCTTTTAGGACATCCAATAGTACAAAAAATTAGTACGGAACACAAACGCTCACCGGCACAAATTTTACTGCATCATCTGTTACAATTAGGTGTTGTTGTAATTCCAAAAAGTTCATCCCCAGAAAGGATTAAAgcaaatattgatttatttgattttacaTTAACAAAAGAAGAGATGGAACTTTTAAGTACCTTAGATAAGGGCCCTGGtggaagaatttttaattttctattcttcAAAGG TGTTGAAAATCATTCGCACTATCCATTCAAAGATGAATTACAATCCTAA
- the LOC114872981 gene encoding 1,5-anhydro-D-fructose reductase-like isoform X2, which yields MYLEQYKSGLTLEINFVPKLYFHKFTINHSKKEIMKTVKLLSGYDMPTVGLGTWQAKPEEIEKAVSTALNVGYRHIDTAFNYNNEEAIGAVLKKWFEEGGKREDLFITSKLPNYGNRPSDVEKFITLSLKKLGLDYLDMYLIHMPFAFKLNESTNTAVTNEDGSYVLDLDTDPVSVWKQMEEQVKKGHTRSIGLSNFNEKQVLNIWENAQIKPSNLQIELHAYLQQNSIRQMCQKHNIIVTAYSPLGSPGAKQHFQTKYNHNVEDFPDLLGHPIVQKISTEHKRSPAQILLHHLLQLGVVVIPKSSSPERIKANIDLFDFTLTKEEMELLSTLDKGPGGRIFNFLFFKGVENHSHYPFKDELQS from the exons ATGTATTTAGAACAGTACAAGTCTGGTCTAactttagaaattaattttgtaccTAAATTGTATTTTCACAAGTTCA CAATAAATCActcaaagaaagaaattatgaAGACAGTAAAATTGTTGTCAGGGTATGACATGCCAACTGTGGGTTTAGGTACCTGGCAG GCTAAAcctgaagaaattgaaaaagcTGTGTCAACTGCTTTAAATGTTGGTTACAGACATATTGACACtgcatttaattataataatgaagAGGCAATTGGGGCAGTATTAAAAAAATGGTTTGAAGAAGGTGGAAAACGAGAAGATCTTTTCATTACTTCAAAG TTACCCAATTATGGTAATCGACCATCAGATGTAGAAAAGTTCATTACCTTATCCCTGAAAAAACTTGGCTTGGATTATTTGGATATGTACTTAATTCATATGCCATTTGCttttaaattgaatgaaaGTACTAACACTGCAGTAACTAATGAAGATGGAAGTTACGTGTTAGATCTTGATACAGATCCTGTTTCAGTGTGGAAG CAAATGGAAGAACAAGTTAAAAAGGGTCATACAAGATCTATAGGTCTaagtaattttaatgaaaaacaagTCTTAAACATTTGGGAAAATGCACAAATTAAACCAAGTAACTTACAA ATAGAATTACATGCTTATCTGCAACAAAATTCAATTAGACAAATGTGCCAAAAGCACAATATTATTGTAACAGCATACAGTCCTCTAGGATCACCAGGAGCTAAACAGCACTTTCAAACAAAATACAATCATAATGTTGAAGATTTTCCTGATCTTTTAGGACATCCAATAGTACAAAAAATTAGTACGGAACACAAACGCTCACCGGCACAAATTTTACTGCATCATCTGTTACAATTAGGTGTTGTTGTAATTCCAAAAAGTTCATCCCCAGAAAGGATTAAAgcaaatattgatttatttgattttacaTTAACAAAAGAAGAGATGGAACTTTTAAGTACCTTAGATAAGGGCCCTGGtggaagaatttttaattttctattcttcAAAGG TGTTGAAAATCATTCGCACTATCCATTCAAAGATGAATTACAATCCTAA